From the genome of Lawsonella clevelandensis, one region includes:
- a CDS encoding N-acetylmuramoyl-L-alanine amidase, with translation MTDPRTNPSAHGDVRQQLIELGFVVNPDDDLTTAICAFQQQRGLVVDGYVGPMTRRALSEASHKLGCRVLNFMPTNLMFGDDVATLQDSLQELGFYTSRIDGVFGPNTHVALLNYQREFGLSSDGICGPATLQSLGRLGRRVTGGSPSNIVEQEIVRSSGPSLSGKRIILNPHVYNGTGQYGELLPEEIGDLHDEVVWDIANRIEGRMMALGVETFITHPRGGDISPDDAAQMANQVDGDLMITMECDVYPNELANGVATFFFRNSHGKVSAVGKLLAQFVQREVVARTGLTDCRSHGRTWDVLRLTRMPSICVSLGYITNQHDRELLLSAEGRDAIAEGIVVAVKRLYLMNDDTLSTGSFTFAELLEVERNSLR, from the coding sequence ATGACAGACCCCCGCACGAACCCCTCCGCCCACGGAGACGTGCGCCAACAGCTCATTGAGCTGGGTTTTGTTGTGAACCCCGACGACGACCTCACTACCGCTATCTGCGCATTCCAGCAGCAGCGCGGGCTTGTCGTCGACGGCTATGTGGGCCCGATGACCCGCCGCGCCCTCTCTGAGGCCAGCCATAAACTGGGCTGCCGCGTCCTCAACTTCATGCCGACCAACCTAATGTTCGGTGACGACGTTGCTACCCTTCAGGATTCCCTCCAAGAGCTGGGCTTTTACACCAGCCGCATCGACGGCGTTTTTGGCCCCAACACCCATGTGGCCCTGCTGAACTATCAGCGGGAGTTTGGCCTTTCCTCCGACGGCATTTGTGGCCCCGCCACCCTTCAGTCCCTTGGCCGGCTGGGTCGGCGTGTTACCGGCGGCTCTCCCTCCAACATTGTGGAGCAGGAGATCGTTCGCTCGTCTGGTCCGAGCTTGTCCGGTAAGCGCATCATTCTGAATCCGCATGTCTACAATGGCACCGGCCAGTATGGGGAGCTGTTGCCGGAGGAGATTGGGGATCTGCACGACGAAGTGGTGTGGGATATTGCCAATCGTATTGAGGGCCGCATGATGGCGTTGGGTGTGGAAACATTCATCACTCATCCGCGCGGTGGCGATATTTCTCCTGACGATGCTGCTCAGATGGCGAACCAGGTTGATGGCGACCTGATGATTACCATGGAGTGCGACGTCTACCCTAACGAACTGGCCAATGGTGTGGCTACATTTTTCTTCCGCAATAGCCACGGCAAGGTAAGCGCAGTAGGTAAGCTGCTGGCCCAGTTTGTGCAGCGTGAGGTGGTGGCCCGTACGGGGCTGACGGATTGTCGCTCGCATGGTCGCACGTGGGATGTGCTGCGGTTGACCCGCATGCCGTCGATTTGTGTGTCGTTGGGCTATATTACGAACCAGCATGACCGTGAGCTGCTGTTGTCTGCGGAGGGTCGCGACGCGATCGCCGAAGGCATTGTGGTGGCGGTGAAGCGACTCTATCTGATGAACGACGATACGCTGTCGACTGGTTCTTTCACCTTTGCCGAACTTCTTGAGGTAGAGCGCAACAGCCTCCGCTAA
- a CDS encoding ParB/RepB/Spo0J family partition protein — protein MAKQRSGGLGRGLAALIPTDDRTTGPRLGDAAADIIMGSGTQESAAGTRQAPKKSGDTSRTAAATAAKKAKTRPVGAVYRDIPIGSIRPNEKQPRTVFDEDALNELVHSVKEFGLLQPIVVREIAPKAYEIIMGERRWRASQKAGLETIPAIVRQTDDSDMLRDALLENIHRVQLNPLEEAAAYQQLLEEFNVTHEQLADKIGRSRPVVTNMIRLLKLSVPVQRRVAAGVLSAGHARALLGVKTGSSDQEALAARIVAEGLSVRQTEEAVTLLNNGGQTAAPKKTAAKVEIPAGIQAGATRLSDALDTTVKVAMGRKKGRIVIDFGDAEDAQRIIDLLNSLGEK, from the coding sequence ATGGCAAAGCAGCGTAGTGGAGGGCTCGGACGCGGACTAGCTGCCCTCATCCCCACAGATGATCGCACCACCGGCCCCCGCCTCGGTGATGCTGCCGCAGATATCATCATGGGGTCTGGCACCCAGGAGAGTGCCGCAGGAACCCGCCAAGCACCGAAAAAGTCCGGCGATACAAGCCGCACGGCAGCAGCAACAGCTGCCAAGAAAGCAAAGACCCGCCCCGTGGGAGCCGTGTATCGTGACATTCCCATCGGCTCCATCCGCCCCAACGAGAAGCAGCCACGCACAGTATTCGACGAAGATGCACTGAATGAGCTAGTCCACTCCGTCAAAGAATTCGGTCTTTTGCAGCCCATCGTGGTGCGGGAGATCGCACCCAAGGCCTACGAAATCATTATGGGTGAACGGCGTTGGCGTGCCAGCCAGAAAGCTGGCCTGGAGACCATTCCGGCCATTGTTCGCCAAACTGACGATTCAGATATGCTGCGTGACGCGCTCCTCGAGAACATTCACCGCGTGCAGTTGAACCCATTGGAAGAAGCGGCAGCCTACCAACAGCTGCTGGAAGAGTTCAACGTGACCCACGAACAGCTGGCTGACAAGATCGGACGTTCGCGGCCAGTTGTCACCAACATGATCCGCCTTCTGAAACTATCGGTGCCGGTACAGCGCCGGGTGGCAGCGGGCGTTCTCTCCGCAGGACATGCGCGAGCGCTGCTCGGTGTAAAGACTGGGAGTAGCGACCAAGAAGCACTTGCTGCCCGAATTGTCGCGGAAGGCCTTTCTGTACGGCAGACTGAAGAAGCAGTCACACTCCTCAACAATGGGGGACAAACGGCTGCACCGAAGAAAACTGCGGCGAAGGTGGAGATTCCCGCCGGTATTCAAGCCGGGGCGACCCGTCTCTCCGATGCGCTCGATACGACAGTAAAGGTAGCGATGGGCCGAAAGAAGGGCCGAATCGTTATCGACTTTGGTGATGCCGAAGATGCACAACGCATCATCGATCTGCTCAACAGCCTTGGGGAAAAATAG
- a CDS encoding ParA family protein: MSSYSDTPIAEAAERASRIIHRMDLDDLPRPAFRRMFSVANQKGGVGKTTSAVNIAAALGLYGMRVLVVDLDPQGNASTALGAEHRSGTPSSYELLLGDCKLEECIQKSTAGDNVFVVPATIDLAGSEIELVGMVARENRLKDALDDEYLDELDIDFVFIDCPPSLGLLTINSMVAADEILLPIQCEYYALEGVGQLLKNINLIQMHLNKNLHLSTILLTMFDGRTKLADQVASEVRNHFGNIVLDTIIPRSVKVSEAPGFGQTVIQYDPGSTGAKTYLEAAREIILRGANDEGDYREEGGEE; this comes from the coding sequence ATGAGCAGCTACTCCGATACTCCTATCGCGGAAGCAGCTGAGCGCGCGTCTCGAATCATTCACCGAATGGATCTCGACGATCTTCCGCGCCCTGCATTCCGTAGAATGTTTTCCGTCGCTAACCAAAAGGGTGGCGTCGGAAAGACCACCTCAGCGGTGAACATTGCGGCAGCGCTTGGTCTGTACGGTATGCGCGTACTCGTAGTTGATCTCGACCCGCAGGGTAATGCCTCTACCGCACTGGGAGCAGAGCATCGCTCAGGCACACCATCGAGCTACGAACTTCTACTGGGGGACTGCAAGCTCGAAGAATGCATACAGAAATCTACCGCGGGCGACAACGTCTTTGTTGTGCCTGCAACTATTGATCTTGCAGGTTCTGAAATTGAACTCGTCGGAATGGTGGCACGGGAAAACCGTCTGAAGGACGCCCTCGACGATGAGTATCTCGACGAACTCGATATCGATTTCGTCTTTATCGACTGCCCTCCGTCACTCGGCCTCCTGACCATTAACTCAATGGTGGCCGCTGATGAGATCCTGCTCCCCATCCAGTGTGAGTACTACGCACTCGAAGGCGTGGGACAGCTCCTCAAAAACATCAACCTCATCCAGATGCACCTTAATAAGAATCTGCATCTCTCCACGATTCTGCTGACCATGTTTGATGGTCGCACCAAGCTAGCCGATCAGGTGGCCTCCGAAGTGCGCAACCACTTTGGCAATATCGTTCTTGACACCATCATTCCGCGCTCTGTGAAGGTATCTGAAGCCCCTGGTTTTGGCCAAACAGTCATCCAATATGATCCGGGTTCTACCGGTGCAAAGACCTACCTGGAGGCAGCCCGCGAAATCATCTTGCGTGGCGCTAATGACGAAGGAGATTATCGTGAAGAAGGCGGCGAAGAATAA
- the rsmG gene encoding 16S rRNA (guanine(527)-N(7))-methyltransferase RsmG, whose translation MTTPSSVIVEMFGERASLAEAYADLLCTAGIERGLIGPREADRIWNRHILNSALLADILPEGVSVADIGSGAGLPGIPVAIARPDLSVTLIEPLLRRVNFLHEVVSELGLENVSVVRGRAEENKVQQEIGTVDYVTSRAVAPLAKLAKWSAPFAHSGSNLVALKGATAAEEIERDALLVGKAGWRQEEVVQLHRDGGVEDTYVIRAIHI comes from the coding sequence GTGACTACTCCATCTTCTGTTATCGTAGAAATGTTTGGTGAGCGTGCATCGCTTGCCGAGGCGTATGCCGACCTTTTGTGCACTGCTGGTATTGAGCGTGGGCTCATCGGCCCGCGTGAAGCTGATCGGATCTGGAACCGCCATATTCTCAATTCGGCCTTGCTCGCGGATATTCTCCCCGAAGGGGTATCTGTTGCGGATATTGGGTCAGGGGCCGGGTTGCCCGGCATTCCCGTTGCTATTGCTCGTCCTGACCTTTCTGTCACTCTCATCGAGCCGCTGCTACGGCGCGTGAACTTTCTTCATGAGGTTGTTTCCGAATTAGGGCTTGAGAATGTCTCAGTCGTGCGTGGCCGCGCTGAAGAGAATAAAGTCCAACAAGAAATAGGGACGGTGGACTATGTGACCTCCCGAGCGGTGGCACCCCTCGCTAAGCTCGCTAAGTGGTCTGCTCCCTTCGCACATTCGGGCTCCAACTTGGTTGCGTTGAAGGGCGCGACGGCCGCTGAAGAAATTGAGCGGGACGCTCTGCTGGTGGGGAAAGCTGGTTGGCGGCAGGAAGAAGTCGTTCAGCTTCACCGCGATGGGGGAGTGGAGGACACCTACGTCATCCGCGCCATTCACATCTGA
- a CDS encoding Jag family protein yields the protein MSKQQKLIDEGEIAADYLEQFLDILDFDGDIDLDVEGDRASVSIDGGDNLDMLVGRDGQVLEAIQTLTRLAVQEVSGDRSRLMLDIARWRADRRDTLRALAQEGARRVEETGTPVELEPMSPFERKVVHDAIAQIEGVVTESTGEGKNRHVVLLPEDEYEDDED from the coding sequence ATGAGTAAGCAACAGAAGCTTATTGATGAGGGCGAAATCGCTGCCGATTACTTGGAGCAGTTCCTCGATATTCTGGACTTCGACGGCGACATCGATCTCGACGTGGAAGGTGACCGCGCCTCTGTCAGCATTGACGGCGGCGACAATCTGGATATGCTGGTCGGCCGTGACGGCCAGGTGCTCGAAGCTATCCAGACCCTTACCCGCCTCGCGGTGCAGGAAGTCTCCGGCGACCGCTCCCGCCTCATGCTTGACATTGCCCGCTGGCGTGCAGACCGTCGTGACACCCTTCGTGCCCTCGCTCAGGAAGGTGCCCGTCGGGTGGAGGAGACCGGTACTCCGGTGGAGCTCGAACCGATGAGCCCCTTCGAGCGGAAGGTCGTACATGACGCTATCGCCCAGATTGAGGGCGTCGTCACTGAATCCACGGGTGAGGGTAAGAACCGGCACGTGGTTCTTTTGCCCGAGGACGAGTACGAGGATGACGAGGACTAA
- the yidC gene encoding membrane protein insertase YidC, translating to MLDFIYYPISWILWAWHKAFSWLLGAVGLPVDSSPNLSGLAWALAIMFLTVTVRLILLYPMVKQIRTTQKMSELQPQIKAIQKKYANDRQRMSMEMSKLQKENGVNMAMGCLPMLVQIPVFIGLFHVLRMFNKMGEGAGGMGFTAEQTRNSGNYFFKPNEVQSFLDARLFGAPLSGYISQPKDQYAAFYPLGGYHPEDAHSLFVAILCVTIPMLLISAVATHFNARMSINRQTAAAAANPQANVMNKMMLWFFPIMILGTGVMWHVGLLTYMLTNNIWTFCQQYFLYKKMDKEKLEAKEKLEEARAANAPRPGVKPKRDKHGKVIVVEQPKAAETAVAEKKPSAFSALFKTKGDGAAATGASDSAEAAAGSVGDSNGAADGSAASDNASGAAGKGAAGKAAASSAGAGVGAKSSAAGSAESVDADAKAQRQAAQRARQYANKNRKGKKKKKR from the coding sequence GTGTTGGACTTTATCTACTACCCCATCTCCTGGATTCTGTGGGCATGGCACAAAGCCTTCTCCTGGCTACTCGGTGCCGTCGGCCTGCCCGTCGATAGCAGCCCCAACCTCTCCGGCCTTGCCTGGGCCCTCGCCATCATGTTCCTCACGGTGACGGTCCGCCTCATTCTCCTCTACCCAATGGTGAAGCAGATCCGCACCACCCAGAAGATGTCGGAACTCCAACCGCAGATCAAGGCCATTCAGAAGAAGTACGCCAACGACCGCCAGCGGATGTCCATGGAGATGTCCAAGCTGCAAAAGGAAAACGGCGTCAACATGGCCATGGGCTGCCTCCCCATGCTGGTGCAGATCCCCGTGTTCATCGGCCTCTTCCACGTGCTCCGCATGTTCAACAAGATGGGTGAGGGTGCTGGCGGCATGGGTTTTACCGCCGAACAAACTCGTAATTCCGGCAACTATTTCTTTAAGCCGAATGAGGTGCAGTCCTTCCTGGACGCCCGCCTCTTTGGTGCCCCGCTGTCCGGCTACATCTCCCAGCCGAAAGATCAGTACGCTGCCTTCTACCCGCTGGGGGGCTATCACCCCGAGGATGCCCATAGCCTGTTTGTCGCTATTCTCTGCGTCACGATTCCTATGCTGCTGATTTCCGCAGTGGCCACCCACTTCAACGCCCGCATGTCGATTAACCGGCAGACCGCTGCCGCCGCCGCCAACCCGCAGGCGAACGTTATGAACAAGATGATGCTGTGGTTCTTCCCCATCATGATCCTGGGCACTGGCGTCATGTGGCACGTCGGACTCCTTACCTACATGCTGACGAATAACATTTGGACCTTCTGCCAGCAGTACTTCCTCTACAAGAAGATGGACAAGGAAAAGCTGGAAGCTAAGGAGAAGCTGGAGGAGGCTCGTGCCGCCAATGCGCCGCGCCCCGGTGTGAAGCCCAAGCGCGATAAGCACGGCAAGGTGATCGTTGTGGAGCAACCCAAGGCTGCGGAGACTGCGGTAGCCGAGAAGAAGCCCAGTGCTTTCTCTGCGCTGTTCAAGACGAAGGGTGACGGTGCCGCTGCCACCGGTGCCTCCGATTCTGCTGAAGCTGCTGCTGGTTCTGTTGGTGACAGTAACGGTGCCGCGGATGGTTCCGCCGCGAGTGATAATGCCAGCGGTGCTGCCGGTAAGGGTGCTGCTGGTAAGGCTGCTGCCAGTTCTGCCGGTGCTGGTGTCGGGGCGAAAAGCTCGGCCGCTGGTTCTGCTGAGAGTGTTGATGCTGACGCGAAGGCACAACGCCAGGCTGCCCAGCGCGCCCGACAGTATGCCAACAAGAACCGCAAGGGCAAGAAAAAGAAGAAGCGCTAG
- the yidD gene encoding membrane protein insertion efficiency factor YidD produces the protein MRNEEKAYPDDVPNHNYEHNGSDGDTTQDFNGHCGRGGHGGRGGHDHDVAAATPPGRRLGSVESNYEFRHRSWKNPRDWTSLLLIEAVYFYRVAISPLKPVPTCRFQPTCSAYALEALQVHGLFRGLWLSTIRILKCAPWHPGGYDPVPPPRHHNKPRQAASQPPTEEN, from the coding sequence ATGCGAAACGAGGAAAAGGCTTACCCGGACGATGTGCCCAACCACAACTATGAGCACAATGGCAGCGACGGCGATACGACCCAGGACTTCAACGGCCACTGCGGGCGCGGCGGACATGGCGGGCGCGGCGGACATGACCACGACGTTGCCGCAGCCACACCCCCCGGACGGCGGCTCGGCTCCGTCGAAAGCAACTACGAGTTCCGTCATCGTTCCTGGAAAAACCCGCGGGACTGGACTAGCCTGCTGCTCATCGAGGCAGTGTATTTTTATCGCGTCGCTATCAGCCCCCTGAAGCCGGTGCCCACCTGCCGGTTCCAGCCCACTTGCTCGGCATATGCCCTGGAAGCGCTGCAAGTTCATGGACTGTTCCGTGGACTTTGGTTGTCAACTATTCGTATTCTTAAATGTGCGCCCTGGCACCCTGGCGGTTACGACCCCGTACCCCCTCCCCGCCACCATAACAAGCCCCGCCAAGCCGCATCTCAACCCCCAACTGAGGAGAATTAG
- the rnpA gene encoding ribonuclease P protein component: MLSQENRLHRSSDFRRVVRTGVKVNYGRVVVYAARQDSDKERAAHVARSAPHTQTSGNPPRVGLIVSKAVGNAVVRHQLSRRLRHTCRELIPSMPSGVDIVIRALPGAQLVPSRCLENWLAECLHCIAAKPALHALPASAASH; the protein is encoded by the coding sequence ATGCTTTCGCAGGAGAACCGTCTCCATCGGAGCTCTGACTTCCGCCGAGTAGTTCGCACCGGAGTAAAGGTGAACTACGGACGCGTGGTTGTCTACGCCGCACGACAGGACAGCGATAAGGAACGTGCAGCACACGTTGCCCGCTCCGCCCCCCATACGCAGACGTCGGGAAATCCCCCGCGAGTCGGACTGATCGTAAGCAAAGCCGTCGGGAATGCAGTTGTGAGACACCAACTCTCCCGGCGGCTCCGGCATACCTGCCGGGAACTCATCCCTAGTATGCCTAGCGGAGTCGATATCGTCATTCGCGCGCTGCCCGGTGCCCAACTCGTTCCCTCCCGGTGCCTGGAAAATTGGCTCGCAGAATGCCTCCACTGTATCGCCGCTAAACCTGCCCTGCACGCGCTCCCCGCTTCCGCAGCCTCACATTAA
- the rpmH gene encoding 50S ribosomal protein L34 gives MAKGKRTFQPNNRRRARVHGFRARMRTRAGRTLISRRRAKGRASLSA, from the coding sequence GTGGCCAAGGGCAAGCGGACCTTCCAACCGAACAACCGTCGTCGCGCTCGTGTGCACGGCTTCCGCGCGCGCATGCGGACCCGCGCCGGACGTACTCTCATTTCTCGCCGTCGCGCTAAGGGCCGCGCCTCCCTGTCCGCTTAA
- the dnaA gene encoding chromosomal replication initiator protein DnaA — MVTQTQDLHHIWGQVLDELETASANPYSTSPSLSPQQRAWLKLVEPIQYTNGFALLSAPNTFAKEAIERTLHEPITCALEKFLGEEVTLAVKVIEKTPATSADPNDSHVLLREALNANPVTGPWPRPPVVAQDRILPEDIPTYRPENIATPITRPQFPQGDAPATPDTASTPPASTVATDAQRAATQFTPTPPTSTEPTHTQSEATTDLDADRPQQDVTQKPPPPTATAPAEATPTPTLNPRYTFDNYVVGDSNRFAAAAAWAISEAPAHAYNPLFIWGGSGLGKTHLLHAIGHYTHQLFPRLKVRYVSTEEFTNDFINSLRDDRKEKFKKRYRDCDLLLVDDIQFIEGKEGIQEEFFYTFEALHNSNKQIVISSDRPPALLSTLEDRLRTRFEWGLITDIQAPDLETRTAILRKKAQVEKLQVPNEVLELIASRIDRNIRELEGALIRVTAFASLNKQPLTPELAQVVLRDLVPADKQVQVTAATIMTVVAEAYSTSVDELCGPSKTRPLATARQIAMYLCRELTEMSLPKIGSTFGGRDHTTVMYAERKISKQIKDDRTVFTQVQQLTSNIKKRAELDQ; from the coding sequence ATGGTGACGCAAACCCAAGACCTCCACCACATTTGGGGACAAGTCCTCGATGAACTTGAAACCGCGTCTGCCAACCCCTACTCCACTAGCCCCAGCCTTTCTCCTCAACAACGCGCTTGGCTCAAACTCGTCGAACCCATCCAATACACCAACGGGTTCGCCCTCCTCTCCGCGCCCAACACCTTCGCAAAAGAAGCCATTGAGCGCACCCTCCACGAACCCATCACCTGCGCACTGGAAAAGTTCCTGGGGGAAGAAGTCACCCTGGCTGTCAAGGTTATCGAGAAGACCCCCGCCACCAGCGCAGACCCCAACGACTCGCATGTCCTCCTCCGCGAAGCCCTCAACGCCAACCCGGTGACGGGACCTTGGCCGCGCCCGCCAGTGGTGGCACAAGACCGCATCCTGCCCGAGGACATCCCTACCTACCGCCCCGAGAACATCGCCACGCCTATCACCCGGCCGCAGTTCCCACAAGGTGACGCCCCCGCTACCCCGGACACGGCGAGCACTCCCCCGGCCAGCACCGTTGCCACGGATGCACAACGCGCCGCGACACAGTTCACCCCTACGCCCCCCACTAGCACGGAGCCTACGCATACGCAGTCGGAGGCAACCACCGACCTTGACGCCGACCGACCCCAGCAGGACGTGACGCAGAAACCACCGCCACCTACCGCCACCGCACCCGCCGAAGCAACCCCAACACCCACCTTGAACCCGCGGTACACCTTCGACAACTATGTGGTGGGGGATTCCAACCGCTTCGCCGCCGCCGCCGCCTGGGCTATTTCGGAGGCCCCCGCCCACGCCTATAACCCGCTGTTCATTTGGGGCGGCTCCGGCCTGGGCAAAACACACCTGCTGCACGCCATCGGCCACTACACGCACCAACTGTTCCCCCGGCTTAAAGTGCGTTACGTCTCCACCGAGGAATTCACCAACGACTTCATTAACTCGCTGCGTGATGACCGTAAGGAGAAGTTCAAGAAGCGCTACCGCGACTGTGACCTGCTGCTGGTAGACGACATTCAGTTCATCGAAGGCAAAGAGGGCATCCAAGAGGAGTTCTTCTACACCTTCGAGGCACTCCACAACTCCAATAAGCAGATCGTTATCAGCTCCGACCGGCCGCCAGCTTTGCTGTCCACGCTGGAAGATCGCCTGCGGACCCGTTTCGAGTGGGGTCTCATTACCGATATTCAGGCCCCGGACTTGGAGACCCGTACCGCTATTTTGCGCAAGAAAGCTCAGGTAGAGAAGCTGCAGGTGCCCAATGAGGTGCTGGAGTTGATCGCCTCGCGCATCGACCGCAATATTCGTGAGCTGGAAGGCGCGCTAATTCGAGTGACGGCGTTTGCGTCCCTTAACAAGCAGCCGCTCACCCCCGAGTTGGCGCAAGTGGTGCTGCGGGATCTGGTGCCTGCCGATAAGCAAGTGCAGGTAACGGCCGCCACCATTATGACCGTGGTGGCGGAGGCCTACTCGACCAGTGTGGATGAGTTATGTGGCCCATCGAAGACACGCCCGTTAGCCACTGCCCGACAGATCGCCATGTACCTGTGCCGGGAGTTGACGGAGATGTCACTGCCGAAGATTGGCTCCACGTTTGGTGGACGCGACCACACCACCGTCATGTATGCGGAGCGGAAGATCTCGAAGCAGATTAAGGATGACCGCACGGTGTTCACGCAGGTGCAGCAGCTCACCTCGAATATCAAGAAACGCGCTGAGTTAGACCAGTAG
- the dnaN gene encoding DNA polymerase III subunit beta — protein sequence MELTDMNFRVDHSDFADAVTWVARSIPQRPAMPVLAGVLLTADDNGLTINGFDYEISTEITIPAEVVEEGRVVVSGKLLSDITRALPKTTATVSVDGAKLHINCGNAKFTLPTMPVEDYPALPALPTQTGSIPADIFVDAVKQVAVAAGRDDSIPMLTGIRMEIDDITVTFAATDRFRLAVRKFEWDPFASFSDAAVLIPNKMLSETAKTFAATSTAPVELALGGANDTLGGEGLLGIVGENRRITTRLLDAQFPPFRTLLPKAHNAIATVDIASLVDSIKRVSLMSDRGAQVRLAFTPESVTLTAGGDDSGEAEETLPVKYWGEPMTIAFNPSYLLDGLSVLDGTTASFGFTTPNRPAVIIPGIDNEPEANDTGEYPAPDTDYIYLLMPVRLPG from the coding sequence ATGGAACTCACCGATATGAACTTCCGTGTCGACCACAGTGATTTTGCTGACGCTGTAACCTGGGTCGCCCGCAGCATCCCCCAACGCCCCGCCATGCCCGTCCTTGCCGGCGTTCTCCTCACCGCCGACGACAACGGACTCACCATCAATGGCTTCGACTACGAAATCTCCACCGAAATCACCATCCCCGCCGAAGTGGTGGAAGAAGGCCGCGTCGTCGTCTCTGGAAAACTCCTTTCCGACATCACCCGCGCCCTCCCCAAAACCACCGCCACCGTCAGCGTTGACGGCGCGAAACTCCATATCAACTGCGGAAACGCCAAATTCACTCTGCCCACCATGCCGGTCGAGGACTACCCCGCCCTCCCTGCTCTCCCCACCCAAACCGGCAGTATCCCCGCTGACATCTTCGTCGATGCGGTCAAACAAGTCGCCGTCGCCGCCGGCCGCGACGACTCCATCCCCATGCTCACCGGCATTCGCATGGAAATTGACGACATCACCGTCACCTTCGCCGCCACCGACCGCTTCCGCCTGGCGGTCCGCAAATTCGAGTGGGACCCCTTCGCCTCCTTCAGCGACGCCGCCGTCCTCATCCCCAACAAGATGCTTTCGGAAACTGCCAAAACTTTCGCCGCCACCTCCACCGCACCCGTGGAACTCGCCCTCGGCGGCGCCAATGACACCCTCGGCGGAGAAGGCCTCCTTGGCATCGTTGGCGAAAACCGTCGTATTACCACCCGCCTCTTGGACGCCCAATTCCCACCCTTCCGTACCCTCCTGCCGAAGGCCCACAACGCCATTGCCACCGTCGACATCGCCAGCCTGGTGGACTCCATCAAGCGCGTCTCCCTGATGTCCGACCGCGGCGCACAAGTACGCCTCGCCTTCACCCCCGAAAGCGTCACACTCACCGCCGGCGGCGACGACTCCGGCGAAGCCGAAGAAACCCTCCCGGTGAAATACTGGGGCGAGCCGATGACCATCGCCTTTAACCCCTCCTACCTGTTAGACGGCCTCTCCGTGCTGGACGGCACCACCGCCAGCTTCGGATTCACCACCCCCAACCGGCCCGCTGTCATCATCCCTGGCATCGATAACGAACCCGAAGCCAACGACACAGGCGAATACCCGGCACCCGACACTGACTACATCTACCTGTTGATGCCCGTCCGTCTACCCGGATAG
- a CDS encoding DUF721 domain-containing protein, producing the protein MSPNENFTSDAAHRTLAAALDAAQASGRNVGRGRASRPRSAGANPADPHAGTGQSSDISPSRDRASRGQRGAGSASTGRYRRYSWTSSGPDEWDPQLLTSLIADTVKKHGWQAEVTGGRIINNWPDIMGEEIASHSHVEKLDDEGTLHIRTDTTAWATQLRLLQPQILAELGKRYGSTVRMLRILGPNRPSWRKGPKHVKGRGPRDTYG; encoded by the coding sequence ATGAGCCCGAACGAGAACTTCACCTCCGACGCCGCCCACCGCACCCTCGCCGCAGCCCTCGACGCCGCCCAGGCCAGCGGCCGCAACGTCGGCCGCGGACGCGCCAGCCGCCCCCGCTCTGCCGGCGCCAACCCTGCCGACCCCCACGCTGGAACCGGCCAATCATCCGACATTTCGCCCAGTCGCGACCGCGCTTCGCGCGGACAACGCGGTGCCGGCTCCGCCAGCACCGGACGCTACCGCCGCTACAGTTGGACCAGCTCCGGCCCCGACGAATGGGATCCACAACTCCTCACCTCCCTCATCGCCGACACGGTGAAAAAACACGGCTGGCAGGCGGAAGTCACCGGCGGCCGCATCATCAACAACTGGCCAGACATTATGGGCGAAGAAATTGCCTCCCACTCCCATGTAGAAAAACTCGACGACGAGGGCACCCTGCACATCCGCACCGACACCACCGCATGGGCCACGCAGCTGCGCCTCCTCCAACCACAAATCCTTGCTGAACTTGGCAAACGCTATGGTTCCACGGTGCGGATGCTGCGTATTCTGGGCCCCAACCGGCCAAGCTGGCGCAAAGGCCCCAAACATGTAAAAGGCCGCGGGCCGCGCGACACCTACGGATAA